Proteins co-encoded in one Capnocytophaga ochracea DSM 7271 genomic window:
- a CDS encoding NAD(P)/FAD-dependent oxidoreductase, with product MKETDIIIIGAGPTGLFAVFEAGLLRLKCHLIDTLPQVGGQLTELYPKKPIFDIPGYPSVGASELVDNLMEQIKQFQPEFTLGETAMTLTKNDDDTFVVTTDKGTQIKGKAVAIAGGLGTFEPRKPELPNLEQYEDRGVAYFVKHPESYAGKHVVIAGGGDSALDWSIYLAEKVATASVTLVHRRNEFRGALDSVEKVRALKEAGKINLKTPYEVVGLGGEKHLESVVLEQEGGERETLVADAFIPLFGLTPKLGPIATWGVEIERNAVKVNNALDYQTCIEGVYAIGDVNTYPGKLKLILCGFHEATLMCQSVYNRIYPNKKYVLKYTTVVGIDGFDGSRKEAEKAVVKAI from the coding sequence ATGAAAGAAACGGATATCATCATTATAGGGGCGGGACCTACGGGATTGTTTGCTGTGTTTGAGGCAGGATTGCTTAGGTTAAAATGTCATTTGATAGATACGCTCCCTCAGGTGGGCGGTCAGCTTACTGAGTTGTATCCCAAGAAGCCTATTTTTGATATACCAGGATACCCGAGTGTAGGGGCTTCGGAATTAGTGGATAATTTAATGGAGCAAATCAAGCAGTTTCAGCCTGAATTTACGCTTGGTGAAACAGCGATGACTCTTACTAAAAATGATGATGATACTTTTGTGGTTACTACTGATAAAGGCACCCAAATAAAAGGGAAAGCTGTAGCTATTGCAGGAGGATTAGGTACTTTTGAACCTCGCAAGCCTGAACTGCCGAACCTTGAACAATACGAAGATAGGGGAGTGGCTTACTTTGTGAAACACCCCGAGAGTTACGCAGGCAAACACGTGGTGATAGCCGGAGGAGGCGACTCTGCACTCGATTGGAGTATTTACTTAGCCGAGAAAGTAGCAACGGCTTCGGTTACCTTAGTGCACCGACGTAATGAGTTTCGCGGGGCATTGGATTCGGTTGAAAAAGTGAGAGCCCTCAAAGAGGCGGGGAAAATCAACTTAAAAACGCCTTATGAGGTAGTGGGACTAGGTGGAGAAAAGCATTTGGAGTCGGTAGTATTGGAGCAGGAAGGGGGCGAAAGAGAAACTCTTGTAGCTGATGCTTTTATACCTTTGTTTGGACTTACTCCTAAATTAGGACCTATTGCTACGTGGGGTGTGGAGATTGAAAGAAATGCTGTGAAGGTGAACAATGCCTTAGACTATCAAACTTGTATAGAGGGAGTATACGCCATAGGCGACGTGAATACTTACCCAGGAAAACTGAAACTAATACTTTGTGGCTTTCACGAAGCGACCTTAATGTGCCAAAGTGTGTACAACCGCATTTACCCTAATAAGAAATATGTGTTAAAATATACTACGGTAGTGGGTATAGACGGTTTTGATGGGTCTCGCAAAGAGGCTGAAAAGGCAGTGGTGAAAGCGATTTAG
- a CDS encoding site-specific integrase produces MKKVKRSTFKVLFYLKKNAPKKNGKVAIMGRITIDNQVAQFSTKLEILPQKWDLKYGRVTGKTEEATQLNRKLEEIRSRIITHYEELMKYEGVVTAQKLKATFLGIGVMEDSLLKVYENFKEGFALMVEKGVRSYSTLNKYENVYTHLSEFIQYKYRRSDISFKELTEDFINDFDFYLRVNKSLTHNTIWVYMMPLCKMVEIAIDKGIIYRNPFKNYISSMEEKDRGYLLREEVETLLQYHPKSASAELVRDLFVFSCFTGFSYIDIKQLKRSHLQSFFDGNKWLIKRRQKSDVPCNVRLLDIAEKIIEKYEGTTRTEALFPTPSNANCNLLIKKMMKDCNIIREKPISFHWARHTFGTLFLTEGVPLESVSKMMGHKNIKTTQIYAKITNEKISKDMEIAAERLKNLKIG; encoded by the coding sequence ATGAAAAAAGTAAAACGCTCAACCTTTAAGGTATTGTTTTACCTTAAAAAGAATGCCCCAAAGAAGAACGGTAAGGTTGCTATTATGGGGCGTATTACCATTGACAATCAGGTAGCTCAGTTTAGTACCAAACTTGAAATCCTTCCACAGAAATGGGATTTGAAGTACGGAAGGGTAACAGGTAAAACAGAAGAAGCTACCCAACTTAATCGCAAGCTGGAAGAGATTCGCTCACGTATCATTACTCATTATGAGGAGTTGATGAAGTACGAGGGAGTGGTTACTGCTCAGAAGCTAAAAGCTACTTTTCTAGGCATAGGAGTAATGGAAGATTCCTTGCTAAAAGTCTATGAGAATTTCAAAGAAGGCTTTGCCTTGATGGTAGAAAAAGGTGTTAGAAGTTACAGCACTCTTAACAAATATGAGAATGTATATACTCATTTGAGCGAGTTTATCCAGTATAAATACCGCAGAAGTGATATTTCTTTCAAAGAGCTTACAGAAGACTTTATCAACGATTTTGATTTCTATCTTAGAGTTAATAAAAGTCTTACTCACAACACAATATGGGTTTATATGATGCCCCTTTGTAAAATGGTAGAAATAGCCATAGACAAAGGAATTATCTATCGCAATCCTTTTAAGAATTATATAAGTTCTATGGAGGAGAAAGATAGAGGCTATTTGCTTAGAGAGGAAGTAGAAACTCTTTTACAATATCACCCTAAGAGTGCTTCTGCTGAATTAGTACGAGACCTATTTGTTTTTAGTTGCTTTACAGGCTTCTCTTATATTGATATCAAACAACTTAAAAGAAGCCACTTACAATCGTTCTTTGACGGCAACAAATGGCTTATCAAACGCCGTCAGAAATCCGATGTGCCCTGTAATGTACGTCTGTTAGATATAGCCGAGAAAATTATTGAAAAATATGAGGGTACGACTCGTACAGAGGCACTATTTCCTACACCCTCCAATGCTAATTGCAACCTCCTGATTAAAAAGATGATGAAAGATTGCAACATCATTCGTGAAAAACCTATCTCCTTTCACTGGGCACGCCATACCTTTGGTACTCTGTTCTTAACAGAAGGGGTTCCCTTGGAAAGTGTTAGTAAGATGATGGGACATAAGAATATCAAAACTACCCAGATTTATGCTAAAATCACCAATGAGAAAATCAGCAAGGATATGGAAATTGCTGCCGAACGATTAAAGAATTTAAAGATAGGATAG
- a CDS encoding CusA/CzcA family heavy metal efflux RND transporter yields MLDKIILFSIKNKLFVGFMTLMLIFWGVWSATRLPIDAVPDITNNQVQIITSTPTLASQEVEQLVTFPIEQAIANIPGLEETRSISRFGLSVITAVFSEDMDIYFARQLVNEKLKEAQEQIPQGIGSPELSPVSTGLGEVYQYIIRPTEQSKNKYSAKDLRTMQDWIVARQLYGTKGIAEINSFGGELKQYEVVIDPDRLRAMGVSVSDIFTALEQNNQNTGGAYIDKRPNAYFIRGIGMARSLEDIGNIAVGKHTPPLFIKHVAEVRLGSAIRYGALSYNGEVDAVGGVVMMLKGENSHEVVSRIKEKLPTIQQSLPEDVVIEPFLDRTDLVQRAIHTVEKNLLEGALIVIFILVLFLGNLRAGLIVATAIPLSLLFALGMMNLFGVSANLMSLGAIDFGIIVDGSVIVVEAVMHHLAIRKNHQRLTQAQMDEEVFHSASKIRSSAAFGEIIILMVYIPILTLVGVEGKMFRPMAQTVVFAILGALILSLTYIPAMSALLLPKTVSDKRSFAERMISWLYRHYQPLFVRSIRLRGWIIGSTVVLFVLAVGIFSRMGGEFIPQLQEGDFVFECILPPGTSLKQSLETSMQASRLIREFDEVKMVIGKTGSAEIPTDPMPLEASDIVIVLKSQDQWKSGRSYEELGDAIIERLKDIPGVFFEKSQPIQMHFNELMTGVRQDVTIKIFGENMDTLAHYAQRVSQLIQKTEGATAPQVEKVSGLPQINVTYDRVRLANYGLSVQEVNEVLSTAFAGKKAGVVFENERRFDLVVRLDSLHRTGIDDVQHMMVATENGQVPMSQLATIKYELGPAQVSREAGKRRIVIGFNVQGRDVQSVVSDIEQKLKGVKLPTGYYFTYGGQFENLQKATDRLLIAVPVALLLIFFLLYLAFHSIKQSLLIFSAIPMSAIGGVFALLLRGMPFSISAGIGFIALFGVAVLNGIVLIGTFNQLKKEGMTNLLHRVITGTEMRLRPVLMTAMVASLGFLPMALSQGAGAEVQRPLATVVIGGLVSATFLTLFVLPLLYIAFNSTFSWRRPSAKVLTIALLLISPIALHAQQSYSLQEIEQIALKNNGVIKAAQLKLQGASSKERTSFELAKTDFTGQYGQYSSAEKDLSVGVSQSIPLPTVFAARKKLYQAETQLQQGQLALQQNELKRQVRNAYQQLQYLTFKEEQLLQLDSLYNNFIRIAEVRYKAGDTKKIDINTAQVKKGEISLLLQQNKTIQQATYRNLRTLMQTEEAFTITKSPVYEPLLLSEPSDVQLSQHPLVQLSYQEANIAEHNKRLERAQALPDLTLGYTNQSLIGMQTIGGVETYTDRSKRFHFATIGLSVPIFTATRAKVKAYKYQKEAAIEAAQQTEKQLKTQWINLQEEYQLNLQKYQFYKQEALPEAERIIRANQLGYSAGEISYVEYLYTLQTAVDTRLAYLESIEALNQKVIEIQSLLNQ; encoded by the coding sequence ATGTTAGACAAAATCATACTATTTAGCATCAAAAATAAGCTATTTGTAGGATTCATGACCCTTATGCTTATTTTTTGGGGCGTATGGAGTGCTACAAGGCTCCCCATTGATGCCGTTCCAGATATTACTAACAACCAAGTACAAATCATCACCTCTACCCCTACTTTGGCCTCACAAGAGGTAGAGCAACTGGTTACTTTTCCTATTGAGCAAGCCATCGCCAATATTCCTGGGCTGGAGGAAACACGCAGTATTTCCCGCTTTGGACTCTCGGTCATCACAGCCGTCTTTAGCGAGGATATGGACATCTACTTTGCCCGCCAGCTAGTCAATGAAAAGCTCAAGGAGGCACAGGAGCAAATCCCTCAAGGCATAGGCTCGCCCGAACTCTCACCCGTGAGTACCGGACTGGGGGAGGTATATCAGTATATCATTCGCCCTACGGAACAGAGCAAAAACAAATATTCCGCCAAAGACCTCCGCACCATGCAGGACTGGATCGTGGCTCGCCAACTCTATGGTACCAAAGGAATAGCCGAAATCAACAGCTTTGGAGGCGAACTCAAGCAGTATGAGGTGGTTATAGACCCCGATCGCCTCCGTGCCATGGGGGTGAGTGTCAGTGATATTTTCACTGCTTTGGAGCAGAACAACCAAAATACAGGAGGTGCCTATATCGACAAGCGCCCCAATGCCTACTTTATCCGAGGAATAGGCATGGCTCGCTCCCTTGAAGACATAGGCAATATAGCCGTAGGCAAGCACACCCCTCCCCTCTTTATCAAGCATGTAGCCGAGGTACGCTTGGGCAGTGCCATCCGCTATGGTGCCCTTAGCTATAATGGCGAGGTGGATGCCGTAGGTGGGGTAGTGATGATGCTCAAGGGCGAAAACAGCCACGAGGTAGTCAGTCGTATCAAAGAAAAACTGCCCACCATACAGCAATCCCTACCTGAAGATGTAGTGATAGAGCCATTCTTAGACCGCACGGACTTGGTACAACGCGCCATCCATACAGTAGAGAAAAACCTCTTAGAGGGGGCGCTGATTGTCATCTTCATCTTAGTACTTTTCTTAGGGAACCTGCGTGCCGGACTGATTGTTGCCACGGCCATTCCGCTCTCCTTGCTCTTTGCCTTAGGAATGATGAACCTCTTTGGAGTAAGTGCCAACCTGATGAGCTTGGGAGCGATAGATTTCGGAATTATCGTAGATGGATCGGTTATCGTGGTAGAAGCAGTGATGCACCACTTGGCGATCCGAAAGAACCACCAACGACTTACCCAAGCACAAATGGATGAGGAGGTATTCCATTCCGCTTCCAAAATACGCAGTAGTGCCGCCTTCGGAGAGATTATCATCCTGATGGTGTATATTCCCATTCTTACGTTGGTAGGAGTAGAGGGCAAGATGTTCCGCCCTATGGCACAAACCGTCGTCTTTGCTATTTTGGGTGCCCTGATCCTTTCCCTGACTTATATCCCTGCCATGAGCGCTTTGCTCCTACCTAAAACAGTAAGTGACAAGCGCAGTTTTGCCGAGCGAATGATAAGCTGGCTCTACCGTCACTACCAACCGCTCTTTGTCCGTTCTATCCGCCTTAGGGGATGGATAATAGGCAGTACCGTGGTACTGTTCGTTCTTGCGGTAGGCATTTTCAGCCGTATGGGAGGTGAGTTTATTCCACAACTACAAGAAGGCGATTTTGTTTTTGAATGTATTCTGCCACCGGGCACTTCCCTGAAGCAGAGCTTGGAGACTTCCATGCAGGCCTCTCGCCTGATTCGTGAGTTCGACGAGGTGAAAATGGTGATAGGCAAAACAGGTTCTGCCGAAATACCTACCGACCCTATGCCGCTGGAAGCCTCCGATATTGTGATCGTACTCAAGAGCCAAGACCAATGGAAAAGTGGTCGCTCCTATGAGGAATTAGGAGATGCCATCATTGAGCGGCTCAAGGATATTCCTGGGGTCTTCTTTGAGAAAAGCCAGCCTATACAAATGCATTTCAACGAATTGATGACAGGTGTCAGACAGGATGTAACGATAAAAATCTTTGGAGAAAACATGGATACCCTCGCCCACTACGCCCAAAGAGTAAGCCAACTTATCCAGAAAACAGAAGGTGCTACCGCCCCACAGGTCGAAAAAGTAAGCGGACTTCCGCAAATCAATGTTACTTACGATCGGGTACGCTTGGCCAACTACGGACTTTCGGTGCAAGAGGTCAATGAGGTACTCAGTACCGCCTTTGCTGGTAAGAAGGCTGGGGTTGTCTTCGAGAACGAACGAAGGTTCGACCTTGTGGTACGCCTCGATAGCCTCCATCGTACCGGAATTGACGATGTACAGCATATGATGGTAGCTACCGAAAATGGGCAGGTGCCGATGAGCCAATTGGCCACTATCAAATATGAATTAGGCCCCGCACAGGTGAGCCGTGAAGCAGGCAAGCGCCGTATCGTCATTGGCTTCAACGTGCAAGGGCGCGATGTGCAGAGTGTGGTGAGTGATATAGAACAAAAATTAAAGGGCGTAAAGCTCCCTACGGGCTATTACTTTACCTATGGCGGTCAGTTTGAGAACCTACAAAAAGCCACCGATAGGCTCCTTATTGCCGTACCGGTAGCCCTGCTCTTGATTTTTTTCTTGTTATACCTTGCTTTCCATTCTATAAAACAATCATTGCTCATCTTTAGCGCTATCCCGATGAGTGCCATTGGGGGCGTATTTGCCTTGCTTCTTCGGGGAATGCCTTTTAGTATTAGTGCGGGTATTGGTTTTATCGCGCTCTTTGGGGTAGCAGTGCTCAACGGTATAGTGCTTATTGGCACTTTCAACCAGCTGAAAAAAGAAGGAATGACCAACCTTTTGCATCGCGTGATTACGGGTACCGAAATGCGTTTACGCCCTGTGCTAATGACGGCTATGGTGGCGAGCTTAGGTTTCCTCCCTATGGCGCTCAGTCAAGGAGCAGGAGCAGAAGTACAACGTCCCTTAGCCACTGTGGTCATCGGAGGGTTAGTATCGGCTACCTTCCTCACCCTCTTCGTGCTTCCGTTGCTTTACATCGCTTTCAATAGTACCTTTTCTTGGCGCCGTCCTTCAGCTAAAGTACTCACGATAGCCCTATTGCTTATCAGTCCTATAGCGCTACACGCTCAGCAGTCTTACTCGCTACAAGAAATAGAGCAAATAGCCCTTAAGAACAATGGAGTGATTAAGGCAGCACAACTCAAGCTACAAGGAGCAAGTTCTAAAGAGCGAACCTCTTTTGAATTGGCTAAAACAGACTTTACAGGGCAATACGGGCAGTACAGCAGTGCTGAAAAAGACCTTTCAGTAGGTGTATCACAATCTATTCCTTTGCCTACAGTATTTGCTGCTCGCAAAAAGCTCTATCAAGCAGAGACACAATTACAACAAGGGCAATTAGCCCTTCAGCAGAATGAACTGAAGCGGCAAGTGCGCAACGCATATCAGCAATTGCAATATTTGACTTTTAAAGAGGAACAGCTCTTGCAGCTTGATAGTCTCTACAATAATTTTATTCGCATTGCTGAAGTACGCTATAAAGCAGGGGATACCAAGAAGATAGATATTAACACTGCCCAAGTGAAGAAAGGAGAAATAAGTTTGTTACTTCAACAGAACAAAACTATACAACAAGCTACCTATCGCAACTTGCGTACGTTAATGCAAACAGAAGAAGCATTTACCATTACCAAGTCGCCCGTGTATGAGCCTTTGTTACTCAGTGAGCCTTCGGATGTACAACTCTCTCAGCACCCTTTGGTACAACTCAGCTATCAAGAAGCAAACATAGCTGAGCACAACAAACGTCTAGAGCGTGCCCAAGCCCTGCCCGACCTTACATTGGGCTATACCAATCAGTCTCTTATAGGAATGCAAACCATTGGAGGGGTAGAGACCTATACTGATAGAAGTAAACGTTTTCACTTTGCCACCATAGGGCTTTCAGTTCCTATTTTTACCGCTACCCGTGCCAAGGTGAAAGCTTATAAATATCAGAAAGAAGCAGCTATAGAAGCAGCTCAACAAACAGAAAAACAGCTTAAAACTCAATGGATAAATCTGCAAGAGGAATACCAACTGAATTTGCAAAAATATCAGTTTTACAAACAAGAAGCGCTACCTGAAGCCGAGCGCATTATCCGAGCCAATCAGTTAGGGTATAGCGCAGGTGAAATAAGCTATGTGGAGTACCTTTACACCCTACAGACAGCCGTAGATACCCGCTTGGCATACCTTGAGAGTATCGAGGCGCTTAATCAAAAAGTAATAGAAATACAATCCCTTTTAAACCAGTAA
- a CDS encoding DUF6660 family protein translates to MRFFTFILSLYLLALTGLPCTDMLEGEESSASYEFVTAPTGEHSHFHLDSCSPFCICTCCQMVISTPTTYEALTIAQATATIPSYSYPLTVWSSNYYGNIWTPPKI, encoded by the coding sequence ATGAGATTTTTCACCTTCATACTTAGCTTATATCTGTTGGCACTCACTGGGCTGCCTTGTACGGATATGCTTGAAGGTGAGGAGTCTTCAGCTTCTTATGAATTTGTAACAGCCCCAACTGGGGAACACTCTCATTTTCATTTGGATAGCTGTTCACCTTTCTGCATTTGCACTTGCTGCCAAATGGTAATCAGCACGCCCACTACTTATGAGGCCTTAACCATTGCTCAAGCCACCGCAACCATTCCCTCCTATAGCTATCCCCTGACCGTATGGTCTTCGAACTACTATGGGAATATCTGGACTCCTCCCAAGATATAG
- a CDS encoding efflux RND transporter periplasmic adaptor subunit has translation MKKYGIKIAFILIGISLSACNGTPTTTNNQKLEEREEHHEEGGNLTTLTQAQIQTVDIRLGHIEEKALAATLKANGILSVPADHQAKVSTVYAGIIKSVKVEIGSYVQKGQVIATVSNPEFLQQQQRLLTVNGQIELAKQELDRQQTLYEGNAGTGKNLQAATTQLRTLRTEKASLEEQIRLMGLNPQTLTDKGMQSTLAIVAPISGNISAVYTNKGAYIDASTPIVEIIDNSSLHLHLQVYERDLPYIKVGQQVHFNPTNNTSREYDAQVYNIAASFENESKSIIVHCHVEGDKQGLINGMNVTGVISLDKQTTPAVPNEAIVEDAGKSYIFLVTQTSDKETSFEKVEVVKGASESGYTAIAPVKPIAPEQTIATKGAFFINATLVNAGKDSD, from the coding sequence ATGAAAAAATATGGTATAAAAATCGCTTTTATCCTTATAGGAATTAGTCTATCAGCCTGCAATGGCACTCCTACAACTACCAATAATCAAAAGCTCGAAGAGCGCGAAGAACACCACGAAGAAGGAGGCAACCTCACCACCCTTACCCAAGCTCAAATCCAAACTGTAGATATTCGTTTGGGACATATAGAAGAAAAAGCTCTTGCCGCTACCCTCAAAGCCAATGGAATACTGAGCGTGCCTGCCGACCATCAGGCGAAGGTATCGACTGTATATGCGGGGATTATCAAGAGCGTAAAGGTAGAGATAGGCAGTTATGTGCAAAAAGGGCAAGTAATCGCTACTGTTTCTAACCCAGAATTCTTGCAACAACAACAGCGCTTGCTCACCGTTAATGGTCAGATAGAACTTGCTAAACAAGAACTTGACCGTCAGCAAACCCTCTATGAAGGGAATGCTGGTACTGGTAAGAACCTACAAGCCGCTACTACTCAGCTACGCACTCTCCGTACCGAAAAAGCTTCGCTTGAAGAACAAATACGCCTAATGGGCTTAAACCCTCAAACACTCACCGATAAGGGAATGCAATCTACTTTGGCGATAGTGGCTCCTATTAGTGGGAATATCAGTGCGGTATATACTAACAAAGGGGCTTATATAGATGCCTCCACCCCTATTGTGGAAATCATCGACAACAGTTCGCTACACCTGCACTTGCAAGTGTATGAGCGTGACTTGCCTTACATTAAGGTAGGACAACAAGTGCACTTCAACCCTACCAATAACACCTCTCGCGAATATGATGCCCAAGTGTATAACATTGCGGCTTCGTTTGAAAACGAAAGCAAAAGCATCATTGTACATTGCCACGTAGAGGGTGACAAACAAGGGCTCATCAATGGAATGAATGTAACAGGGGTTATCAGTCTTGACAAACAAACGACCCCTGCTGTACCTAACGAGGCTATCGTAGAGGATGCTGGTAAATCCTACATTTTTCTGGTAACCCAAACTTCGGATAAAGAAACCTCTTTTGAGAAAGTGGAGGTAGTAAAAGGAGCTTCCGAAAGTGGGTATACTGCCATTGCCCCTGTAAAACCTATAGCCCCCGAACAGACTATTGCCACCAAAGGAGCATTCTTTATCAACGCAACCTTAGTAAATGCTGGAAAAGATAGTGATTAG
- a CDS encoding DUF368 domain-containing protein, with the protein MKRTFLDYFFITLKGLAMGAADVVPGVSGGTIAFISGIYEELVDSISKVNLQAFKLLFTKGIVAFWKHINGNFFVALFAGIGISILSLAKGMKWLLENHPIMVWSFFFGLMIASVFFLTKEIKRWNLAAVLTMVVGGIVAYIITVIPPLVNGSNQSIIFIFFCGALAICAMILPGISGAFVLVLLGAYHTVLDALSSWNFKVIGVFAIGAITGILSFSKALKWLFAKFRNLTFAGLTGFIIGSLNKVWPWKETLETDPTNGSVIWEKSISPWAFKTITNTNPQILTAILLAIIGFCVIYSIEKLGAKRTQN; encoded by the coding sequence ATGAAACGCACATTTTTAGATTACTTTTTTATCACCCTCAAAGGGCTCGCTATGGGTGCTGCCGATGTAGTACCAGGAGTCTCAGGGGGAACTATTGCCTTCATTTCGGGCATCTATGAGGAGTTAGTCGATTCTATCAGCAAAGTAAACTTACAAGCCTTCAAACTCCTTTTTACAAAAGGTATAGTTGCTTTCTGGAAACACATCAATGGGAACTTTTTTGTAGCTCTCTTTGCAGGGATAGGTATCAGTATCCTCTCACTTGCCAAAGGTATGAAATGGCTGTTAGAAAATCACCCCATAATGGTATGGTCTTTCTTCTTCGGACTAATGATTGCAAGTGTCTTTTTCCTAACAAAAGAAATAAAACGTTGGAATCTCGCCGCTGTCTTAACTATGGTAGTTGGAGGGATTGTTGCTTATATTATCACTGTTATTCCTCCCTTGGTAAATGGCAGTAACCAAAGTATTATCTTTATCTTTTTCTGTGGTGCCTTAGCCATTTGCGCTATGATACTCCCAGGTATATCAGGAGCTTTTGTATTGGTACTTCTGGGGGCTTACCACACTGTTTTAGATGCGCTTAGTTCTTGGAATTTTAAAGTGATTGGCGTTTTTGCTATTGGGGCTATCACAGGTATTCTTAGCTTTTCAAAAGCCTTAAAATGGTTATTTGCTAAATTCCGAAACCTTACCTTTGCAGGACTCACAGGCTTTATTATTGGGTCACTAAACAAAGTATGGCCTTGGAAAGAAACTCTCGAAACAGACCCTACTAATGGCAGTGTGATATGGGAAAAAAGCATATCGCCTTGGGCTTTCAAAACAATCACCAATACCAATCCGCAAATCCTAACTGCTATCTTATTGGCTATTATAGGTTTCTGTGTGATTTACTCTATTGAAAAGTTAGGCGCAAAACGCACTCAAAATTAA
- a CDS encoding RHS repeat protein produces MKSINVLLASVLLAGGVSLHAQIDTLGSKFLQLKGKVKKVEDYSFLLEASPKGTKTFDGNTYNVFPYSEEWKVEKDEKKYSKTNISYLFDNGGRNLEIKTYNAENRPFGGMRFFYDKKGKINKSQSVFTLGDGELTVNRQYFYNEKNQLVKIDENDGVTNEWLITITYKYDDLGNCIEKNKVASVSALEKDIQRYEQKNLVLEQKIRPEYTKEKSYKYNNMNKVSETEEKVLNKNVFLKTENEYDKDKNLTKATYINQAGQETVCQHKYNKAGQLIQTICTANDDPNFYVETNYMFNKFGETQIIKTRKGVASTKVYDEHNLLTAYTTPDFNYRYRYTFDKMGNWTQIIMFENDKPVCARVRRIEYFPAK; encoded by the coding sequence ATGAAGAGCATAAATGTACTATTAGCAAGTGTCTTATTGGCAGGTGGTGTTTCGCTACACGCCCAAATAGATACTTTGGGTAGTAAATTCCTACAACTGAAAGGGAAAGTAAAGAAAGTAGAGGATTATTCATTTCTTCTGGAAGCGAGTCCGAAAGGTACTAAAACCTTTGACGGGAACACTTATAATGTTTTTCCTTATTCGGAAGAATGGAAGGTGGAAAAAGACGAAAAGAAGTATTCTAAAACTAATATATCTTATCTGTTTGACAACGGAGGGCGCAATCTTGAAATTAAAACCTATAATGCTGAAAATCGACCTTTTGGAGGAATGCGCTTCTTTTATGACAAGAAGGGAAAAATTAATAAAAGTCAGTCGGTGTTTACCTTGGGAGACGGAGAACTGACGGTGAACCGACAGTATTTTTACAATGAGAAGAATCAGTTGGTAAAGATTGATGAGAATGATGGGGTGACCAATGAGTGGCTTATCACTATCACGTATAAATACGACGATTTAGGTAACTGCATTGAGAAGAATAAGGTAGCTAGTGTATCGGCATTGGAGAAAGATATTCAGCGATATGAGCAGAAGAACCTTGTATTGGAACAGAAAATACGTCCGGAGTACACCAAAGAGAAGTCGTATAAATACAACAATATGAACAAGGTGAGCGAGACAGAAGAAAAAGTGCTCAACAAGAATGTGTTTTTAAAAACAGAGAACGAATACGACAAGGATAAGAATTTAACCAAAGCGACGTATATTAACCAAGCAGGACAAGAGACCGTATGCCAGCACAAATACAACAAAGCAGGGCAACTCATACAGACCATTTGTACGGCTAATGATGACCCTAACTTTTACGTAGAGACGAATTATATGTTTAACAAATTTGGAGAGACGCAGATTATTAAAACACGGAAAGGGGTAGCCTCGACCAAAGTGTATGATGAGCACAACTTGCTTACTGCTTATACTACTCCTGATTTCAATTATAGATACCGTTATACTTTTGATAAGATGGGTAACTGGACACAGATTATAATGTTTGAGAACGACAAGCCCGTTTGTGCTCGCGTTCGCAGAATAGAGTACTTCCCCGCAAAATAA
- a CDS encoding 2Fe-2S iron-sulfur cluster-binding family protein, producing the protein MNEIHLKITDREGLLYEIEAPTDMNMNLMEVMRAYEIAQDGEIGICGGMAMCASCQCYIQNAEEVSLPEMSAEEEAMLSEAFYVKPNSRLGCQIPITPEIDGLEVVLAPFA; encoded by the coding sequence ATGAACGAGATACATCTTAAAATAACCGATCGCGAGGGGCTTCTATACGAAATAGAAGCCCCTACTGATATGAATATGAACCTTATGGAGGTAATGCGTGCTTATGAAATTGCCCAAGATGGCGAGATAGGCATCTGTGGTGGTATGGCAATGTGCGCCTCTTGCCAGTGTTATATTCAGAATGCGGAAGAGGTGTCGCTTCCTGAGATGTCAGCAGAAGAAGAAGCAATGCTTTCGGAGGCTTTTTACGTGAAACCTAATAGTAGATTAGGTTGCCAAATTCCGATTACACCTGAAATAGATGGTTTGGAAGTGGTATTAGCACCATTTGCATAA